From the genome of Bubalus kerabau isolate K-KA32 ecotype Philippines breed swamp buffalo chromosome 13, PCC_UOA_SB_1v2, whole genome shotgun sequence:
taaactatttatttggcCCTGcttgtgtgtgcatactcagtctctcagtcttgtccgactctgcaataccatggactgtagcccgccaggctcctctgtccatgggattctctaagcaagaatcctaccatttccttctccatcaaatgctctttttaaagttgtttcaCCACAGTTTAATAAAGGGTTACTGATTGAAGTGAATGGGATGATCTAGCAAAGTGCCTCTTTTGCCGAGATTCAGCACAAACTTTGGTGGGTTCTGTCCCAGTTCAATGCTATACGAAAAACTAGTTCAGAAGCACCTTTGCCTCCTCTGTGTTTCCCACTTATAAGGGCACCCATATCACAGTCGTTTTTCCCTGGTTATTTCTCCCAGCTTCCTAACGGCAGGCAGGAAAGTTACCAGCCAAAGCTGTTTGCCTGCTTACCAGACCCCCTGAGTCCTCCAGGTCTTCCTTCTCCTCCATGGGTGTGCGTTTTTCTGAAGCCCTGGTCCCAGGCTTCCAGGATCTCAGCTGTTGTTCCACCTGACAGCTTGTCCCATCGGCCTTAGGACTCCTCTGATGATGGCCTGCACGAGGAGAAACCTCGAGGTGATCCAGGATCTCGTGGAGCACGGCGCCAATCCGCTCCTGAAGAACAAAGACGGCTGGAACAGTTTTCACATCGCCAGCCGTGAGGGCGACCCTCTGATCCTCCAGTACCTGCTTGCGGTTTGCCCTTCTGCCTGGAGGACAGAGAGCAAGATCGGGAGGACCCCGCTGCACACGGCAGGTGTGGTCCAGACCTGCGGGATGCCCCCCCATGGTGAGGGTGGTAAGGGGAAGTAGGGGGCAGGGAACACAAGCTGCTTTGGAGTGTTTTGGCAAACAGTTTCCAAAGCCAGTGTCACTCGGCGCTCAGCTTGGGCTGCTTTCTTGTTTTAGGTGACTTTTCACTTCTATCTGTCTTCTCCTCCCCAGTTAgttagatggtggtggtggtggtggttcagtcgctaagttgtgtccaactcttgcgatccccagggactgtagtccaccaggctcctctgtccatggaattctccaggcaagaacactggagtggcttgccattgccatCCACAAGTTAGATGGTGGGCTGCTTCTGTTCCTTACTATGtctctgaccttgggcaaggaaATTAATCTCTCGGGCAGGTTTTCTTAGCCACAGAATAATGGCAGCAATGAAGCCCATATCACAGGGTCATGGGGATTAAAGTATATGCACATCCCTCAGCACAGCGCTCCACACACAGTGAGCTCAGAACGGCTTCTGTTTTCACatgattatgattattattattaaaagcagaaggaaaaggggactatTCCCTCATACCTTCAGCAACACCTGCCACTGTGCTGTCCATTTAAATAAACACGAACGAGagtctgctcagttgtgtctgactctttgcaaccccatcgactgtagccaggctcccatgtctataggattctccaggcaagagtactggagtgggttgccatttccttctccagaggatcttcccgagccagggatcgaaccggtgtctctTGCACCTCCGGCATTGACCGGCAGACTccactactagcgccacctgggaagcacacggGTGCTTAAAATTAAATCCCAAAGCGCAGTGGATTGTGACTCATCCAGTGATAATGTCGAATATAATTCTGGGCCACTCTTTTGATTGTTTGGAGTAATTATCCTTAACTCTGGACTAAATATTTGTAGATTATCTTAAATTAGTTGAAAGCGAAAGTGTAGCAGTGTAAGACGAAAGGGGCATTAAGCAGCCCAGGAATTCAAATAAAGACGTTTAGACCGTAATTGGTAGCCTGCTGAGCAGTAACTTGAACTTGAATACAGGGCTTTTAGACTTCTCAGAAATCAAGACCCGTGACATGATATCGTTGAGGAGGTAGGCACACAGTTGTTCTGGTCACTGGGGGCAGTTAGGAACCAAGGTAtcctttttaaaactttggacataggggcttccctgattgtccagtggtttagactccatgcttccactgcaaggggcatgggttcaatccctggttgggcagctaaaattccacatgccttgcaacacattcccccaccccccaaaaaaggaaaaaaactttgcATATGAGTGGAATTCCCTGCTCATACACTGTTTGATGAGCTCCCCTGCTCTTGTGAAGGAGCAGTTAGCACCCGGTCATTAACACAAAACAGTGGAGAACAGAGAGTCAAAAATCTTTATTATGGAGGATAGTTATTTTTAGCAGCAGAATTAAATTCCTGGTTATTTTGTCATGGATTACTCTTACAATGTTTtacatttcccaggcaaaaaccaCCTGGCCCTAGGGATTTGTAGCATAAGGATGAGGATGGAGGTTTAGGGTTAAAAGTTTGCCATGCAAGTCTTATAAAGACAGGATGATAAAGTGGAGGCCTTGTACCCGTTAGGTGAAAATACGACCCTTCCCCACTCCTCCAGCTGAATCTGTCCTTTTCTGGGGCGGTGGCAGCAAGCCTAACCCAGTACTCCTTTCTGGGAGGCACAGCTACAGGGACGGGGCAGAGAGAGGTGCCAAGAGGGAAGAGGCATTCTAATTTTGCACTAAAAAGCTCTCATTCTCAACTCTCTCCTCCCAGCAATGCATGGCTGTTTAGAGGCAGTAGAGGTGCTTCTTCAGAGGTAAGAACAAAACAGCAAATTGAGGACAATATCTGCTAATTCTGACAGAGTTAGTATCATAAAGAGTTGCTGCATAAAGAGCTCAGACAAATTGTCCAGAAAGAATCTAAGGCACcaagagagaaatgaagaaaggacATAAGCAGATAAAGAAGGTGAAACAAAAACAGCTGACAAACCTGGGGAGAATTTATCCCTTTATCTGTTCGCCCAACAAACATTCATTCACTCGCTTTCACATCAGTTTTGGACACATTGAGTTACATGTACCTGTGAGACACCCAGGAAGAGTTGTCCACCGGGCAGTTAGACACAGATTTAGATAGGTGTGGCCGAGATACAGGAGTGGGCCTCATTGGCATAGAAGTGACGATTGAATCCAGAGGATGAAAGAGGTTACCTAGGAGATGGTGAGTGAAGAAGAGGAAGCCTAATGCAGCGCCCTGAGAGCGTCGCTGTGTGGGGCTCACCTGCTGCACGTTGGGACATATGTGTTGTCTGCAGTCATTAATACTCCTTCATTCAACCATCACTTTCTAAGTGCCTCCTATGTGTTAGGCACTAGGCAATAAGCAGTAAACACAGTCCTTTCCCTGACCGCCTGCAGGCTAATGTAGAAGCCGAGTATAGACACACCATCACAGAAATGTCCTAAAATTACAAATTGTGATAAAATTGCAAAGGGAAAGCCCTCAGTTCTGTGCAGGAGCACAGGTCGTCCCTATAGATCTGTGGGGAAGAAGGCTCTGTGAGGTCTCCTTGAAGCTGCAATGCGAAGGATGCCTTGGATTTGGCAAGGTGAAGAATGGCgctgggatgttccaggcagagtgtccagcaagtgcaaaggcagCAAAGAGCCAGTAGctagaggagcaggaggaggtgaGACAGGCAGGATTGTTGAAGGTAGGAACGGAAGAAGATGGGACAGGTAGGAGGTGGGGCTGAGAAAAAGGGGAGATGGGTAGGACCACAAAGAAGATAGGAACACAGTAGAAGGTAGGAACGGAAGAAGGTGGGACAGGTAGGAGGTGGGGCCAAGAAGAAGGAGCACAGAAAAGGTGGGAGCAGAGAAGGAGGAATGGAAGAAGGCAGGACTGGTAGGCAGTGAGGCCGAGAAGAAGGAGAGATAAGTAGGACCATGAAGAACatagaaacagaagagaaggTAGGAATGGAAGGAGGACAGATGGGCTGTGCGACCAGGTTGAAGGGGGTCTCCTTAAGCACAGGGAGAAGAGACCCAAGGAACCTGGAGAAGTAAGTAGGTTCCACATAGTCCTGACCTACGAGGTCATATTGAGCTTTGTAGAATGTCCTTTGTGGTTGGGAAGCAGTTAAAGGTTTTAACCAGGAGTGGCCATAACCTAAATATGTGGTGAAAAGATTACTCTGTTGGTTGTGAGAACAAAATGTCTGGGGCGGAActaaagagaggaaaacaggtaGGAGGCTGTTGGCTGTTGCCTCCGTCTTAAGGGGTGAAGACGAAGCTGGAAAGGATACCAGTTTGTTTCACATGCTGGATGGAGAATTGAGAGGTTTTGTGAGCGATAAGGGGCGACTATAAAGCTCTGCATGAGAAGCTGGAGAGATGACGGTCCCTAAAATGGAATGGGAAGTTGGGGGAGGAGTAGGTTTGCTGGGACACCAATGTGCTCCCCAGACGCTGAGGCAGGAACACAGGGCAAGCACATCAGGTCCTCACGGGTCCTCTGTAAGGCAGGTGGGCCAGAGTCAGCGCTGTAGGGTTTGAAGCAGTGACTGTTCTCAGCTGTTGCTTTGGGTCTGGGCTCCAGGTGCCAGTACGAACCGGACTGCAGAGACAGGTGTGGCCTCACGCCCTTCATGGACGCCGTTCAGTGTGGCCACACGGACGTGGCCAGGCTGCTCCTCAAAAAACACAAGGTAGAGAAATGGTTTGGTTCTGTCCCTTCAGTTATTCCTACAAGTTTTAGCCCAGGGGATAAACAGGAAGCATGGTGATTCAGATGGTGGGTTCAGAACTCAGAACTCCGCCACCCTCTTTAAgcatcatatgtaaaacagacaagTTTCACTTTTTCACGGGGTtactgtaaggattaaataaatgtACAGAAAGCAGTTAGCAAAATGTCTTCAATAAACAGCAGCTGTTTcatagtaataataacaacagaCTCTCCCTAGTGACTATACTTTTTTAGCTAGTGATTTAGCTTTGAATCTTAAGCACTTCTTTGGTTAGAGCATCCTTTGAGAATCCGACAAAAGCTTTGTATGATCTACCCAGAAAAACACATGTATAcggcagagttttgccaaaagttaAAAGGTCTATGGACCCGAGTGTCTGTTCTCCTTTTGCTCATGTCTGTCCTCACCTCCTAGGCTTGCATGTCTGCTGAGGACTCGCTGGGGGCCCAGGCCATCCACCGGGCAGCAGTCACTGGGCAGGATGAAGCCATCCGATTCCTGGTCTCGGAGCTTGGCGTCGACGTTGATGCAAGAGCAGGATCCACCCATCTCACGGCACTTCACTTTGCAGCTAAGGTTTGTTTCTTTCCAGAACGGTGTTCCAGCTCCATAAGGGCTTGCCTAACCCTGTTGATGAGTAACCTGTAGTCCTGGTTCTTCTGCTTCATCTCTTTGGAAGAAGGAAATTGCCCATAACATACTCTTGAAATGGTCCTGATTCTGAAGCCCTGGGTCCCTTTGCATAGAAACCTGCCTCTATTTGTTTCTAGGTAAAAAAAGCCCTTTACTCCATGTAATGCCTGCGCTAGGTGTTCCTCCCACCTTTTTGTGCACCGTGCACCACCTTTTTGTTTTCAGGAATAATGTTATTTGAAGCCATAAAAATCCATCGTATGAAATTCCTAGCTCTTTATCCTTTTACTGGATTTCAGAAGATTTCTTTAGCTAAGACAAAGAAATTGCATTTACTGGGCTCTCTGACTGAtacatgaagggcttccctggcaactcagtggtaaagaacccacctgccaacgaaGGAGgtgcgagttcagtccctgggttgggaagattccctgggaaaggaaatggctactgttgactaaaaaagatgtacaacttgagagttgcgagttaagttttatttgggccaaaatgaggactgcagcctgggaggcagcatctcagatagctctgagagactgctccagagTGGCAGTGGGGGAAGGCCAATATATATGTAAGGTTTAGGTGAAGGGGGAGTTCCATACCATAAaatactcattttacaaaaggctttttttgttagtcatgaggatctgatgtcaccatggagggatttagtgcttctctagatttgaggagatgcaaggattgagatcataaaatctgttcctaaaaatgtCCATCTATAAaaacctgtcccaccagattccctggagcacagagtgcctcctgACAGcttgaactccctcaggggttgttgaaggtcaacagctagagcggcatggggttcaatctccaTAGAAGCAGGTGGCAAATGTCTTTGTGTTCACTCATTGTCAGTGCTCTTgccaagtgccaatttgtagttgacactacccactccagtatttttgcctggagaatccccgtggacagaggagcctggggggctacagtccatggggtcgaatagagtcggacacaatgactaaacaaccacaactGATGCATGAAGTATTAAAGGAGTCCAGAACTTTTTGCTAGGAAAGTAGTTGGCTAGTAGTTGGCTTACACCTTCCTCTTTCACAAGATGTGAGTGTTTTGTGTATAATCTTTAACATTATTGGCTGCCTGCCTTTCCTTGTTTTCTAGCAACAgtaatagatgttcttctggggACCTGCACTCTCCTACCTATGTTCCCCTTTGACAACATGGGTATATAGTTGAGGGTGGGCTGAGTGTGTGGTCTGGGGCCACAGGGGGACAAAAGCGAGTGGGAAGATGGAACCTGCAGCCTCGCTTTCCACCTCAGCAGGTACTGACGGGCTGACTGGCTGGACGTCAGCTGTGTCAGTTGCTTCACAAAGGACGATGCCAGCTGTGATAAGAATCGTGCCTGGGCAGGTTACATTGTGTTCCAGTCTCTCTTCTCCCCTAAGGGGTTAGCAAAGAGCATGTTTGCTTGGAAGATTTAGAATTGTGTCTTCTAAGAAAATCACAAGATTTTAACTCCTTACACTGGGATGAAACCCAGCCGTGCACcactgtatgtgtgctcagtcatgtcagattcctgtgcgaccccctggactatagcccaccaggatcctctgttcatgggattctccaggcaagaagcctggagtgggttgccatttccttccccagaaacCCAACGATAGTGGTCAGTAATTTGGCCTCAAAGTTGATCGTCTCTCTTCTAATAACTAAACATCACCTGCATCTTTATTTAATGATTTATACTGGATTTTGATAGTAATGTGATGAGCCTTCCTTTAGATATGAAAATTCAGTTTTAGCAGTTAAGTACTTTAGTTAAGTActtttgatgctttcaaattgtggtgctggagaagactcttgagagtccattgaacagcaaggagatccaacctgtcaatcctgaaggaaatcaaccctgaatattcgttgaaaagactgatgctgaagctgaagctccagtactttggccacctgatgtgaagaactgagtcactggaaaacagcctgatgctgggaaagattgaaggcaggagaagggggcaacagaagatgagatggttggatggcaacactgactcaatggacatgagtttgaacaaactccaggagatagtgaaggacagggaatcctggcatgatgcagtccatgggtcgcaaagaattgggcatgactgagcaactgaacaacaactttagAAAAAGCACTTTATATGCAGTAGAGTTTGTGTTTAAGGCTTGCTTTTGTCATCACTGCAGTGGTAACACGTTTATTTCAACACTCAGGAAGGTCACGTGAGCACAGTCCAGATGCTCTTATCCTTGGGTGCTGACATCAACTCCAAGGACGAAAGAAATCGATCAGGTATGATCTCATTTTACATGGACTTTGAAAATTGTTAGTAAgctgaatataaacaaaattaacagtGAACTTTTATGTTAGAAAAATTAGTCTTAAGATTCTGTTCCtctgctcagttggtaaagaatctgcctgcaatgcaggagacctaggttcaattcctgggtcaaagatcttctggagaaggaaatggcaacccactccagtcttcttgtgtggagaatcccatggatagaggagcctggcaggctacagtccatgggatcgcaaaagttggtcacgactgagcaattaaaccaCAACCtaacaaaattaacaataaaCTTTTATGGTTGAAAAATTAGTCTTAATATTATTCCTCTAATAGCTCAGTACCTTTTAATTCAAATAACATATCCATTTGCAAAGCTATAGAACTATTGCTATTACCATGGCAG
Proteins encoded in this window:
- the ANKRD16 gene encoding ankyrin repeat domain-containing protein 16 isoform X1, which gives rise to MAAPADPRRLCRLVQDGRLCTLREELRAAGHAGCAGPAGDTLLHCAARHGRRDVLAYLVEAWDLDIEAANRDYKRPLHEAASMGHRDCVRYLLGRGAAVDCLKKADWTPLMMACTRRNLEVIQDLVEHGANPLLKNKDGWNSFHIASREGDPLILQYLLAVCPSAWRTESKIGRTPLHTAGVVQTCGMPPHAMHGCLEAVEVLLQRCQYEPDCRDRCGLTPFMDAVQCGHTDVARLLLKKHKACMSAEDSLGAQAIHRAAVTGQDEAIRFLVSELGVDVDARAGSTHLTALHFAAKEGHVSTVQMLLSLGADINSKDERNRSALHLACAGQHAACVQFLLSSGLQDSPDVTGALAQHLTRSPNVLQCFNNSTMAEGISRGRQ
- the ANKRD16 gene encoding ankyrin repeat domain-containing protein 16 isoform X2: MAAPADPRRLCRLVQDGRLCTLREELRAAGHAGCAGPAGDTLLHCAARHGRRDVLAYLVEAWDLDIEAANRDYKRPLHEAASMGHRDCVRYLLGRGAAVDCLKKADWTPLMMACTRRNLEVIQDLVEHGANPLLKNKDGWNSFHIASREGDPLILQYLLAVCPSAWRTESKIGRTPLHTAAMHGCLEAVEVLLQRCQYEPDCRDRCGLTPFMDAVQCGHTDVARLLLKKHKACMSAEDSLGAQAIHRAAVTGQDEAIRFLVSELGVDVDARAGSTHLTALHFAAKEGHVSTVQMLLSLGADINSKDERNRSALHLACAGQHAACVQFLLSSGLQDSPDVTGALAQHLTRSPNVLQCFNNSTMAEGISRGRQ